The Canis aureus isolate CA01 chromosome 9, VMU_Caureus_v.1.0, whole genome shotgun sequence genome has a segment encoding these proteins:
- the CLEC14A gene encoding C-type lectin domain family 14 member A has translation MRPALALCLLWQALWPRPGGGEHPTADRAGCSASGACYSLHHATIKRLAAEEACSLRGGALSTVRGGAELQAVLALLRAGPGPGGGSKDLLFWVALERGRSHCTLEDEPLRGFSWLSPDVSGSESDTLQWVEEPQRSCTSRSCAGLQATRGVEPAGWKEMRCHSRANGYLCKYQFEGLCPAPRPGAASNLSYRAPFQLHSAALDFSPPGTQVSALCPGQLSVRATCLADEVGARWDGIPSGAVLCPCPGRYLRAGKCAELPDCLDDSGGFACECAAGFVLGKDRRSCVANGEGQAAPEGTKGPARPATAASPVPKKTWSPTVHEKPGEVPHVPGQGSAATSLPGTPRWGAQSTMSTLRVSPQANSKATITSSGSVIPKFNSTSSSAIPQAFDSSSTVVFILVSIAVVVLVILTMTVLGLFKLCFHKSPSSQPRKGPLAQPGVESDTDAAALRSSSAQCTDYGVKVGDCGLRDRAEGASLTESSLGSGDT, from the coding sequence ATGAGGCCGGCGCTCGCCCTGTGTCTCCTCTGGCAGGCGCTCTGGCCTCGGCCCGGCGGGGGCGAGCACCCCACGGCCGACCGCGCGGGCTGCTCGGCCTCGGGGGCCTGCTACAGCCTGCACCACGCTACCATCAAGAGGCTGGCGGCCGAGGAGGCCTGCAGTCTGCGCGGCGGGGCGCTCAGCACCGTGCGCGGGGGCGCCGAGCTCCAGGCGGTGCTCGCGCTCCTGCGGGCAGGCCCGGGGCCCGGAGGGGGCTCCAAAGACCTTCTGTTCTGGGTGGCGCTGGAACGCGGGCGATCCCACTGCACCCTGGAGGACGAGCCGTTGCGGGGCTTCTCCTGGCTGTCCCCCGACGTCAGCGGGTCCGAAAGCGACACGCTGCAGTGGGTGGAGGAGCCCCAGCGCTCCTGCACCTCTCGGAGTTGCGCGGGACTCCAGGCCACCCGGGGGGTCGAGCCCGCAGGCTGGAAGGAGATGCGCTGCCACTCGCGCGCCAACGGCTACCTGTGCAAATACCAGTTTGAGGGCTTGTGCCCGGCGCCGCGCCCCGGGGCCGCCTCTAACTTGAGCTACCGCGCGCCCTTCCAGCTGCACAGCGCGGCGCTGGACTTCAGTCCCCCAGGGACGCAGGTGAGTGCGCTCTGCCCCGGGCAGCTCTCCGTCAGAGCCACCTGCCTCGCCGACGAGGTCGGCGCGCGCTGGGACGGGATACCCTCCGGGGCTGTGCTCTGTCCCTGCCCCGGGAGGTACCTCCGTGCTGGCAAGTGCGCGGAGCTCCCTGACTGCCTAGACGACTCTGGAGGCTTTGCCTGCGAGTGCGCGGCGGGCTTCGTGCTGGGCAAAGACCGACGCTCTTGTGTAGCCAATGGGGAAGGACAGGCGGCCCCTGAGGGGACCAAGGGGCCCGCCAGGCCTGCCACTGCGGCCAGCCCCGTCCCGAAGAAAACGTGGTCACCCACGGTGCACGAGAAGCCAGGAGAGGTACCCCATGTCCCAGGACAAGGCAGTGCTGCAACATCTCTTCCCGGGACCCCTCGGTGGGGAGCACAGAGCACGATGTCTACCCTTCGGGTGTCCCCTCAAGCCAATTCAAAGGCCACCATCACCTCTTCAGGAAGCGTGATTCCCAAGTTTAATTCCACGtcttcctctgccattccccAAGCTTTCGACTCCTCCTCCACCGTGGTCTTCATACTTGTGAGCATAGCGGTGGTGGTGTTGGTTATCTTGACCATGACAGTGCTGGGGCTTTTCAAACTCTGCTTCCACAAAAGCCCTTCCTCCCAGCCAAGAAAGGGGCCTTTGGCCCAGCCGGGCGTGGAGAGTGATACCGACGCCGCTGCTCTGCGCTCCAGTTCTGCGCAGTGCACAGACTATGGGGTGAAGGTGGGGGACTGTGGTCTGCGGGACAGGGCAGAGGGCGCCTCGCTGACAGAGTCCTCTCTTGGCTCTGGTGACACATAG